In Brassica napus cultivar Da-Ae unplaced genomic scaffold, Da-Ae ScsIHWf_2111;HRSCAF=2763, whole genome shotgun sequence, the genomic stretch CAATCATAAAGTTGAAAGTACCAGAGATTCCTAGAGGCATACCATCAGAAAAACTTCCTTGACCAATTGGGTAGATCAAGAAAACAGCAGTAGCAGCTGCAACAGGAGCTGAATATGCAACAGCAATCCAAGGACGCATACCCAGACGGAAACTAAGTTCCCACTCACGACCCATATAACAAGCTACACCAAGTAAAAAGTGTAGAACAATTAGTTCATAAGGACCACCGTTGTATAGCCATTCATCAACGGATGCAGCTTCCCAGATCGGGTAAAAATGCAAACCAATAGCTGCAGAAGTAGGAATAATGGCACCTGAAATAATATTGTTTCCGTAAAGAAGAGATCCAGAAACAGGTTCACGAATACCATCAATATCTACTGGAGGAGCAGCAATGAATGCGATAATAAAAACGGAAGTTGCGGTCAATAAGGTAGGGatcatcaaaacaccaaaccaTCCAATGTAAAGACGGTTTTCAGTACTAGTTATCCAGTTACAGAAGCGACCCCATAGGCTTTCGCTTTCGCGTCTCTCTAAAATTGCAGTCATGGTAAAATCCTTGGTTTATTTAATCATCAGGGACTCCCAAGCACACaaattctctaaaactataagtAGATAATTGAGAGCTTGTTATTGAACAGTATAACATGACTTATATAGCCATGTCAACCAATGTAAAACGGCTAAGATCCTTTTAGTTTAGattcataataattttttatcgaGGAGAGAAATTATAAACGAATCtatatacatagaaatataatttctctatgaatattatttcaaaatcatatgaatatgatcCATAGTGGGTTGCCCGG encodes the following:
- the LOC125600062 gene encoding photosystem II protein D1, giving the protein MTAILERRESESLWGRFCNWITSTENRLYIGWFGVLMIPTLLTATSVFIIAFIAAPPVDIDGIREPVSGSLLYGNNIISGAIIPTSAAIGLHFYPIWEAASVDEWLYNGGPYELIVLHFLLGVACYMGREWELSFRLGMRPWIAVAYSAPVAAATAVFLIYPIGQGSFSDGMPLGISGTFNFMIVFQAEHNILMHPFHMLGVAGVFGGSLFSAMHGSLVTSSLIRETTENESANEGYRFGQEEETYNIVAAHGYFGRLIFQYASFNNSRSLHFFLAAWPVVGIWFTALGISTMAFNLNGFNFNQSVVDSQGRVINTWADIINRANLGMEVMHERNAHNFPLDLAAVEAPSING